CTGCCGAGCGCTTCGCGGAGTACACGGCCCTGGTCGCGGAGAGGCTCGGGGACCGCGTGGCCCGGTGGATCACCCTGAACGAACCCTGGTGCAGCGCCTTCCTGGGATACGCGAACGGCGAGCACGCTCCGGGAGCGCGCGAGGGGACGCCCGCGCTCGCCGCGGCCCACCACCTCCTGGTCGGCCACGGCCTTGCCATGGGCGCCCTGCGCGCCGCCGGGGTCCGGGAAGCGGGCATCTCGCTCAACCTCGACCGGGTCCGCCCGGCCACGCCGGACCCCGCCGACGCCGAGGCCGCCCTGCGCGCCGAGACCCAGCGCAACCTCATGTGGACCGACCCGCTGCTGACGGGACGCTACGCCCCCGGCGAGCCGGACACCTTCGGGGAGCTGATCGAGCGCCAGGACTTCCGCCGAGAGGGCGACCTCGCACTCGTCTCCGCCCCGATGGACTTCCTCGGCCTCAACTACTACACGCCGTCCACCGTGCGCGCGGCCCCCTGGCGCGAGCCCGATCCGGCCCGGCGCACCGCGATGGACAACCGTTTCGAAGGGGTGGACCACCCGGGTGTCCGCCACACCGCTATGGGCTGGGCCGTCGTCCCCGACGCCCTGAGGGACCTCCTCGTCTCCCTCCGCGACCGTTACGGTGCCCTCCTTCCGCCGATCCACATCACAGAGAACGGTTCCGCCGAGCACGACGTCCCCGCCGCGGACGGCATCGTGCACGACGCCGACCGGATCGCCTATCTGGAGAGTCACCTCCGGGCGGCCGCCGCGGCCATCGCGGACGGCGTCGACCTGCGGGGCTACACCGCGTGGTCGCTTCTGGACAACTTCGAGTGGGCGTTCGGTCACAGCAGGCGCTTCGGCCTGGTGCACGTCGACTTCCCGACCGGGACGCGCACCCCCAAGGCGTCCTACCACTGGTACAAGGCGGCCTCCGCGGCCCGTGAGCACCGGGGCGAGTGACCCCCGCGCCTCCGACGGCGAGAAGGCGCCGGTCGTCCGCGTATGTGACTTAACCGGATCCGTTTCGGTCTAGACAACGTTGTCAACCGTCGGCAGAGTGGTGCTTCGTACAGTTCGGATGGTTCGGAGAGGTTGGGCGGGATGGTGTACGGAGCGCTGGACATCGGCGGTACGAAGATCGCTGGGGCGCTGGTCGACGCCGAGGGGCACGTGGTGGCGCGGGCGCAGCGGCCGACGCCCGCGCGTGAGTCCGCCGAGGTGCTGATGGCCGCGGTGACCGCCGTCCTGGACGAGCTGGCCACCCGTCCCGAGTGGGCCTCGCTGTCCTGCCTGGGAATCGGGAGCGCGGGGCCCGTGGACACGTTCGCGGGCACGGTGAGTCCGGTCAACATCCCGGCCTGGCGCTCCTTCCCCCTGGTGGAGCGCGTGCGGAGTCATCCCGCCGTTCCGGACGGGATCGAGCCGGTGCTCGTCGGCGACGCGGTCGCCATGACGGCGGCGGAACACTGGATCGGAGCGGCGAAGGACACGGCGAACGCCCTGTGCATGGTCGTCTCGACCGGGGTCGGCGGCGGGCTGGTCCTGGGAGGTTCCGTCCACGCGGGGAGGACCGGGAACGCCGGCCACATCGGCCA
The Streptomyces roseofulvus genome window above contains:
- a CDS encoding GH1 family beta-glucosidase, whose product is MSDFPVFPPGFEFGAATSAYQIEGGTRDDGRGPSIWDTFSRRAGAVSDGTSGETACDHYHRHREDVALLADLGVSVYRFSVAWPRVQPSGSGPVNARGLDFYARLVDDLLEAGIKPVATLYHWDLPQPLEDRGGWRSRGTAERFAEYTALVAERLGDRVARWITLNEPWCSAFLGYANGEHAPGAREGTPALAAAHHLLVGHGLAMGALRAAGVREAGISLNLDRVRPATPDPADAEAALRAETQRNLMWTDPLLTGRYAPGEPDTFGELIERQDFRREGDLALVSAPMDFLGLNYYTPSTVRAAPWREPDPARRTAMDNRFEGVDHPGVRHTAMGWAVVPDALRDLLVSLRDRYGALLPPIHITENGSAEHDVPAADGIVHDADRIAYLESHLRAAAAAIADGVDLRGYTAWSLLDNFEWAFGHSRRFGLVHVDFPTGTRTPKASYHWYKAASAAREHRGE
- a CDS encoding ROK family protein, yielding MVYGALDIGGTKIAGALVDAEGHVVARAQRPTPARESAEVLMAAVTAVLDELATRPEWASLSCLGIGSAGPVDTFAGTVSPVNIPAWRSFPLVERVRSHPAVPDGIEPVLVGDAVAMTAAEHWIGAAKDTANALCMVVSTGVGGGLVLGGSVHAGRTGNAGHIGHITVDQHGPLCPCGARGCVERYASGTAIAAHALESGWTPPAGLPATAREVAASARAGDPRALAAFDRAGRALAAAIAATAALVELDLVVVGGGVSQTGDLLFAPLRHHLKAYAALDFTRDLPVVPAGLALDAGLIGAAAAGVAASELSRAGAGTRGRTAT